One genomic window of Melitaea cinxia chromosome 10, ilMelCinx1.1, whole genome shotgun sequence includes the following:
- the LOC123657486 gene encoding C-type mannose receptor 2-like — MDLQRVSFYLLSIFLYFAESSSFRFDYKYYPNIDGWLKFHRLPATWHDAWTTCDLEGSILASPINPDMVSAMDAHWKSENTNQWTLYTGVHAMFSKGYFFSLEGVSLEKMPVRWAAGEPENKNNDEDCLAWVIGDVADVNCSKLYPFMCFKRKTKDMVTTSCGTVDKDYELSPLTGNCYKFHRRGRTWHQAQKTCAAEGGYLAVINSHEEALHLKKLFDDNYSKIVNSEDKDKIYVGMHDFYDPGVWRTIHGVKIEEAGYAEWSEHQSNNLTYGRHCGAMMNTLGLNDLWCDKSVAFICEKSLDSLVEDKVAE; from the exons ATGGATTTACAAAGAGTTTCATTTTACTTACTCTCGATTTTCTTATACTTTGCTG AGAGCAGCTCTTTTCGTTTCGACTACAAATACTATCCAAATATTGACGGATGGCTCAAATTCCACCGGCTACCTGCAACCTGGCATGACGCCTGGACGACATGCGATCTTGAAG GCTCAATACTGGCCTCTCCGATAAACCCAGATATGGTATCGGCGATGGACGCTCACTGGAAATCGGAGAACACTAATCAATGGACTCTTTATACTGGCGTACACGCGATGTTCTCTAAAGGATATTTCTTTTCTCTTGAAG GTGTATCTCTGGAAAAAATGCCTGTGCGATGGGCAGCCGGGGAACCAGAGAACAAGAACAACGACGAGGACTGTCTCGCCTGGGTCATCGGTGATGTAGCGGACGTGAACTGTTCCAAATTGTATCCGTTCATGTGTTTCAAGAGAAAAACTAAAGACATGGTCACGACTTCATGTGGAACTGTCGACAAGG attatgAATTGAGTCCTCTAACTGGTAATTGCTACAAGTTTCACCGCCGCGGAAGAACTTGGCATCAAGCACAAAAGACCTGCGCAGCTGAAGGAGGCTACTTGGCTGTGATCAACAGTCACGAAGAGGCTCTACACCTGAAAAAACTTTTTGACGataattattctaaaattgttAATTCTGAAGACAAAGATAAGATCTATGTTGGTATGCATGATTTTTATGATCCCGGTGTCTGGAGGACTATCCACG GAGTGAAGATCGAAGAGGCAGGCTATGCAGAATGGTCTGAACACCAATCTAATAATTTGACATATGGTCGGCACTGCGGAGCTATGATGAACACCTTAGGATTGAATGATTTGTGGTGCGACAAATCAGTTGCATTCATTTGTGAGAAGAGCCTGGACAGCCTGGTTGAAGATAAGGTTGCAGAGTAA